From one Rhodamnia argentea isolate NSW1041297 chromosome 1, ASM2092103v1, whole genome shotgun sequence genomic stretch:
- the LOC125312494 gene encoding germin-like protein subfamily 1 member 7, which translates to MKFLPISLLILALATATAFAYDPSPLQDICVAIKDPNSAVFVNGQFCKDPKQATADDFVFMGFRNPGNTANPLGSKVTPATVMEFPGLNTLGISMARLDFAPGGLNPPHTHPRGTEVLVVVEGTLLVGFVTSNQLNNTFFSKVLYKGDVFVFPIGLIHFQLNTGKTPALAFSGLSSQNPGVITIANSVFGAKPPISADVLTKAFQVDKKVVDYLQAQFWYDNN; encoded by the exons ATGAAGTTCCTTCCAATTAGCCTTCTCATTTTGGCTTTGGCGACTGCCACTGCCTTTGCTTATGACCCAAGTCCTCTTCAGGACATATGCGTGGCCATCAAGGACCCGAATTCTGCAG TGTTTGTGAATGGACAATTCTGCAAGGACCCTAAGCAAGCCACTGCAGATGACTTCGTCTTTATGGGGTTCAGAAACCCAGGGAATACTGCAAACCCACTTGGATCAAAAGTCACACCTGCTACTGTCATGGAGTTTCCGGGGCTCAATACTTTGGGCATATCCATGGCTCGCCTCGACTTTGCTCCTGGCGGTCTAaaccctccccacactcaccCTCGTGGCACTGAGGTTCTGGTTGTCGTGGAGGGCACGCTCCTTGTCGGCTTCGTCACATCCAACCAATTGAACAACACTTTCTTCAGCAAAGTCTTGTACAAAGGCGATGTGTTTGTTTTCCCAATTGGACTCATTCACTTCCAGTTGAACACCGGAAAGACTCCCGCACTGGCCTTTTCTGGTTTGAGCAGCCAAAACCCAGGAGTCATTACCATAGCTAACTCCGTCTTCGGAGCGAAGCCACCCATTTCTGCTGATGTtctcaccaaggccttccaagTGGACAAGAAAGTTGTCGACTACCTTCAGGCACAGTTTTGGTATGACAACAACTAA
- the LOC115733526 gene encoding germin-like protein subfamily 1 member 7: MKFLPVSFLILALATAAAFAYDPSPLQDICVATNDLNSGVFVNGKFCKDPKQATADDFLFTGFRNPGNTSNPLGSKVTPAFIDQFPGLNTLGISMARIDFAPGGLNPPHTHPRGTEVLVVVEGTLLVGFVTSNQLNNTLFTKVLYKGDVFVFPIGLIHFQLNIGNTYALAFAGLSSQNPGVITIANAVFGAKPPISADVLTKAFQVDKKVVDYLQAQFWYDNN, translated from the exons ATGAAGTTTCTTCCAGTTAGCTTTCTCATATTGGCTTTGGCAACTGCCGCTGCTTTCGCTTATGACCCGAGTCCTCTTCAGGACATTTGCGTGGCCACCAATGACCTCAACTCTGGAG tatttgtgaatggaaagttctgCAAGGACCCAAAACAAGCAACAGCTGATGATTTCCTCTTTACGGGGTTCAGGAATCCTGGAAACACATCGAATCCGCTTGGATCAAAAGTCACACCGGCTTTCATCGACCAATTTCCGGGACTCAACACTCTTGGAATATCCATGGCTCGCATTGACTTTGCTCCCGGCGGCCTAAATCCTCCCCACACTCACCCACGTGGCACCGAGGTTCTTGTCGTGGTGGAGGGAACATTACTTGTTGGCTTCGTCACATCCAACCAATTAAACAACACTCTATTCACCAAAGTCCTGTACAAGGGGGACGTGTTTGTGTTCCCTATTGGTCTCATTCACTTCCAGTTGAATATTGGAAACACATACGCTCTGGCGTTTGCCGGTCTAAGCAGCCAGAACCCAGGAGTCATTACCATTGCTAATGCCGTCTTCGGAGCAAAGCCACCCATTTCTGCTGATGTtctcaccaaggccttccaGGTGGACAAGAAGGTTGTTGACTACCTCCAGGCGCAGTTTTGGTATGACAACAACTAA
- the LOC125316408 gene encoding germin-like protein subfamily 1 member 7 yields MKFLPISLLILALATAAAFAYDPSPLQDICVATKDPNPAVFVNGQFCMDPMQATADDFVFMGFRNPGNTANPLGSKVTPATVMEFPGLNTLGISMARLDFAPGGLNPPHTHPRGTEVLVVIEGTLLVGFVTSNQLNNTFFSKVLYPGDVFVFPIGLIHFQLNTGKTPALAFSGLSSQNPGVITIANSIFGAKPPISADVLTKAFQVDKKVVDYLQAQFWYDNN; encoded by the exons ATGAAGTTCCTTCCAATTAGCCTTCTCATTTTGGCTTTGGCGACTGCCGCTGCCTTTGCTTATGACCCAAGTCCTCTTCAGGACATATGCGTGGCCACCAAGGACCCAAATCCTGCAG TGTTTGTGAACGGACAATTCTGCATGGACCCGATGCAAGCCACTGCAGATGACTTCGTCTTTATGGGGTTCAGAAACCCAGGGAATACTGCAAACCCACTCGGATCAAAAGTCACACCTGCTACTGTCATGGAGTTTCCGGGGCTCAATACTTTGGGCATATCCATGGCTCGCCTCGACTTCGCTCCTGGCGGTCTTaaccctccccacactcaccCTCGTGGCACTGAGGTTCTGGTCGTCATCGAGGGCACGCTCCTTGTCGGCTTTGTCACATCTAACCAATTGAACAACACATTCTTCAGCAAAGTCTTGTACCCAGGCGATGTGTTTGTTTTCCCAATTGGGCTCATTCACTTCCAGTTGAACACCGGAAAGACTCCCGCACTGGCCTTTTCTGGTTTGAGCAGCCAAAACCCAGGAGTCATTACCATAGCTAACTCCATCTTCGGAGCGAAGCCACCCATTTCTGCTGATGTtctcaccaaggccttccaagTGGACAAGAAAGTTGTCGACTACCTTCAGGCACAGTTTTGGTATGACAACAACTAA
- the LOC125316414 gene encoding germin-like protein subfamily 1 member 7, translating into MKFLPVSFLILALATAVAFAYDPSPLQDICVATNDLNSGVFVNGKFCKDPKQATADDFLFTGFRNPGNTSNPLGSKVTPAFVNQFPGLNTLGISMARIDFAPGGLNPPHTHPRGTEVLVVVEGTLLVGFVASNQLNNTLFTKVLYKGDVFVFPIGLIHFQLNIGNTYALAFAGLSSQNPGVITIANAVFGAKPPISADVLTKAFQVDKKVVDYLQAQFWYDNN; encoded by the exons ATGAAGTTTCTTCCAGTTAGCTTTCTCATTTTGGCTTTGGCAACTGCCGTTGCTTTTGCTTATGATCCGAGTCCTCTTCAGGACATTTGCGTGGCCACCAATGACCTCAACTCTGGAG tatttgtgaatggaaagttctgCAAGGACCCAAAACAAGCAACAGCTGATGATTTCCTCTTTACGGGGTTCAGGAATCCTGGAAACACATCGAATCCGCTTGGATCAAAAGTCACACCGGCTTTCGTCAACCAATTTCCGGGACTCAACACTCTTGGAATATCCATGGCTCGCATTGACTTTGCTCCTGGCGGCCTAAATCCTCCCCACACTCACCCACGTGGCACCGAGGTTCTTGTCGTGGTGGAGGGAACATTACTTGTTGGCTTCGTCGCATCCAACCAATTAAACAACACTCTATTCACCAAAGTCCTGTACAAGGGGGACGTGTTTGTGTTCCCTATTGGTCTCATTCACTTCCAGTTGAATATTGGAAACACATACGCTCTGGCGTTTGCCGGTCTAAGCAGCCAGAACCCAGGAGTCATTACCATTGCTAATGCCGTCTTCGGAGCAAAGCCACCCATTTCTGCTGATGTtctcaccaaggccttccaGGTGGACAAGAAGGTTGTTGACTACCTCCAGGCGCAGTTTTGGTATGACAACAACTAA
- the LOC115733283 gene encoding germin-like protein subfamily 1 member 7 isoform X2 translates to MKFLPISLLILALATAAAFAYDPSPLQDICVATKDPNSAVFVNGQFCMDPMQATADDFVFMGFRNPGNTANPLGSKVTPATVMEFPGLNTLGISMARLDFAPGGLNPPHTHPRGTELLVVVEGTLLVGFVTSNQLNNTLFTKVLYPGDVFVFPIGLIHFQLNTGKTPALAFSGLSSQNPGVITIANAVFGAKPPISADVLTKAFQVDKKVVDYLQAQFWYDNN, encoded by the exons ATGAAGTTCCTTCCAATTAGCCTTCTCATTTTGGCTTTGGCGACTGCCGCTGCCTTTGCTTATGACCCAAGTCCTCTTCAGGACATATGCGTGGCCACCAAGGACCCAAATTCTGCAG TGTTTGTGAACGGACAATTCTGCATGGACCCGATGCAAGCCACTGCAGATGACTTCGTGTTTATGGGGTTCAGAAACCCGGGGAATACTGCAAACCCACTCGGATCAAAAGTCACACCTGCTACTGTCATGGAGTTTCCGGGGCTCAATACTTTGGGCATATCCATGGCTCGCCTCGACTTCGCTCCTGGCGGTCTTaaccctccccacactcaccCTCGTGGCACTGAGCTTCTGGTCGTCGTCGAGGGCACGCTCCTTGTCGGCTTCGTCACATCCAACCAATTGAACAACACACTCTTCACCAAAGTCTTGTACCCAGGCGATGTGTTTGTTTTCCCAATTGGACTAATTCACTTCCAGTTGAACACCGGAAAGACTCCTGCACTCGCCTTTTCTGGTTTGAGCAGCCAAAACCCAG GAGTCATTACCATTGCTAATGCCGTCTTCGGAGCAAAGCCACCCATTTCTGCTGATGTtctcaccaaggccttccaGGTGGACAAGAAGGTTGTTGACTACCTCCAGGCGCAGTTTTGGTATGACAACAACTAA
- the LOC115733283 gene encoding germin-like protein subfamily 1 member 7 isoform X1, with protein MKFLPISLLILALATAAAFAYDPSPLQDICVATKDPNSAVFVNGQFCMDPMQATADDFVFMGFRNPGNTANPLGSKVTPATVMEFPGLNTLGISMARLDFAPGGLNPPHTHPRGTELLVVVEGTLLVGFVTSNQLNNTLFTKVLYPGDVFVFPIGLIHFQLNTGKTPALAFSGLSSQNPGVITIANSIFGAKPPISADVLTKAFQVDKKVVDYLQAQFWYDNN; from the exons ATGAAGTTCCTTCCAATTAGCCTTCTCATTTTGGCTTTGGCGACTGCCGCTGCCTTTGCTTATGACCCAAGTCCTCTTCAGGACATATGCGTGGCCACCAAGGACCCAAATTCTGCAG TGTTTGTGAACGGACAATTCTGCATGGACCCGATGCAAGCCACTGCAGATGACTTCGTGTTTATGGGGTTCAGAAACCCGGGGAATACTGCAAACCCACTCGGATCAAAAGTCACACCTGCTACTGTCATGGAGTTTCCGGGGCTCAATACTTTGGGCATATCCATGGCTCGCCTCGACTTCGCTCCTGGCGGTCTTaaccctccccacactcaccCTCGTGGCACTGAGCTTCTGGTCGTCGTCGAGGGCACGCTCCTTGTCGGCTTCGTCACATCCAACCAATTGAACAACACACTCTTCACCAAAGTCTTGTACCCAGGCGATGTGTTTGTTTTCCCAATTGGACTAATTCACTTCCAGTTGAACACCGGAAAGACTCCTGCACTCGCCTTTTCTGGTTTGAGCAGCCAAAACCCAGGAGTCATTACCATAGCTAACTCCATCTTCGGAGCGAAGCCACCCATTTCTGCTGATGTtctcaccaaggccttccaa GTGGACAAGAAGGTTGTTGACTACCTCCAGGCGCAGTTTTGGTATGACAACAACTAA